From Chryseobacterium gallinarum, one genomic window encodes:
- a CDS encoding porin family protein: MNKLFLGLALTAGTLAFAQETQEIKTTTTTTTSALKNDVQPVRFGIKAGGNSAYFSAQKFGMNSQKLGFHAGAFVNIPVSKQFSIQPEVLYNQMGARDVISSTPIENGTVKIQDKVTMNYISVPLMVQMRPTEKFYVEAGPEFSYFINGKNKGDVTRTTTTGGITTTTTQSHSEDVDKDQINKFNFGLGLGLGYDITNNIGISARYVNSLTKIDKSRPAAENNNRVFQLGLNYKF, from the coding sequence ATGAATAAGTTATTTTTAGGATTGGCATTAACTGCTGGTACATTAGCTTTCGCTCAGGAAACTCAAGAAATAAAAACAACAACTACAACTACTACATCTGCTCTTAAAAATGATGTACAGCCTGTAAGATTCGGTATAAAAGCAGGAGGTAACTCAGCTTATTTCAGTGCGCAAAAATTCGGTATGAATAGCCAGAAATTAGGATTCCATGCAGGAGCATTCGTAAATATTCCGGTTTCTAAACAATTCAGTATCCAACCGGAGGTTTTATATAACCAAATGGGGGCAAGAGACGTAATCTCTTCTACTCCTATTGAAAACGGAACTGTAAAAATACAGGATAAAGTAACAATGAATTATATCTCTGTTCCTTTAATGGTTCAAATGAGACCTACGGAGAAGTTTTATGTAGAAGCAGGTCCTGAATTCAGTTATTTCATCAATGGTAAAAATAAAGGTGATGTAACAAGAACTACTACTACAGGAGGTATTACTACTACAACCACTCAATCCCACTCTGAAGATGTGGATAAAGATCAAATCAACAAATTCAACTTCGGGTTAGGTCTTGGTTTAGGGTATGACATTACTAACAATATCGGAATCAGCGCAAGATATGTAAATAGCTTGACAAAGATCGATAAGAGCAGACCTGCTGCTGAAAACAACAACAGAGTTTTCCAATTAGGCCTGAACTATAAGTTCTAA
- a CDS encoding ArsR/SmtB family transcription factor, which yields MNLRRDVFQAIADPTRRSILMLVAAQSMTAGAIASNFDTARPTVSKHLQILTECELLRSEQNGREIIYHLNPHKMKEIADFIEPFRKMWDEKFNTLESVMKAYQNISNK from the coding sequence ATGAATTTAAGAAGAGATGTTTTTCAGGCCATCGCAGACCCTACCAGAAGATCCATACTGATGCTGGTAGCTGCACAATCTATGACTGCAGGAGCCATTGCTTCCAATTTCGATACCGCAAGACCTACCGTTTCCAAACACCTTCAGATTCTTACAGAATGCGAACTGCTGAGATCTGAACAAAACGGCCGTGAAATTATTTACCACCTTAATCCCCATAAAATGAAAGAAATAGCCGACTTTATAGAGCCGTTCCGCAAAATGTGGGATGAAAAATTCAATACACTGGAAAGTGTGATGAAAGCTTATCAAAACATAAGTAATAAGTAA
- the purF gene encoding amidophosphoribosyltransferase, producing the protein MKSLDIHKSEYLKQFENQTYGRNLFRTQEEERLDAPNEECGIFGLYSDNDLDTFSLSQFGLFALQHRGQEACGISVLKDGKITNMKDEGLVLDVYKDIKEPATFMGNSAIGHTRYTTAGDKKKYNFQPFFAKNEYDQIILSIAHNGNLTNAKELKAELEAEGVVFRATSDSEVILRLIQKNLDLGLRGAIKATMEKIEGAYSVVGMTRNKFFAFRDFNGIRPLVLGAIDEKSYVVASESVALDAVGAQYVRNILPGEIIYTNENEPGKLHSYMMDEKKGKQRICSFEYIYFARPDSTLENINVYEIREKSGEKIWEQAPVEADLVIGVPDSGVPAAIGFSKASGIPFRPVLIKNRYIGRSFIVPTQEMRERVVNLKLNPIISEMKDKRVVIIDDSIVRGTTSKRLVKILKDAGVKEIHFRSVSPPIIAPCYLGIDTPSKDDLISANMTTEELKNYLGVDSLEFLSIDNLKEILGSSNHCFGCFTEEYPVGKGEEIELFN; encoded by the coding sequence ATGAAAAGTTTAGACATTCATAAAAGTGAATATTTAAAACAATTTGAAAACCAGACTTATGGCAGAAACCTTTTTAGAACACAAGAAGAGGAAAGGTTAGATGCACCCAATGAAGAGTGTGGTATCTTCGGATTGTATTCAGATAATGATCTTGATACATTTTCTCTTTCACAGTTCGGTCTTTTTGCTTTGCAGCACAGAGGTCAGGAGGCTTGTGGGATTTCCGTTTTAAAGGATGGGAAAATCACCAATATGAAAGATGAAGGACTGGTTCTCGACGTGTATAAAGACATTAAGGAACCTGCAACTTTTATGGGAAATTCTGCAATCGGGCATACCCGTTATACCACGGCAGGAGATAAAAAGAAATATAATTTCCAGCCATTTTTCGCGAAAAACGAATATGACCAGATTATACTTTCTATAGCACACAACGGTAACCTGACCAACGCGAAAGAACTTAAAGCAGAACTGGAAGCGGAAGGTGTTGTTTTCAGGGCTACTTCCGATTCTGAAGTAATCCTGAGATTAATCCAGAAAAACCTGGACCTTGGACTTCGTGGAGCTATTAAGGCAACGATGGAGAAAATCGAGGGAGCTTATTCTGTAGTAGGAATGACAAGAAATAAATTCTTTGCTTTCCGGGACTTTAACGGAATCCGCCCATTGGTTTTAGGAGCTATTGATGAGAAGTCCTATGTTGTTGCTTCAGAATCTGTAGCATTAGACGCTGTAGGAGCACAGTATGTGCGGAATATTCTTCCGGGGGAAATTATCTATACCAACGAAAATGAACCTGGAAAGCTGCATTCATATATGATGGATGAAAAGAAAGGGAAGCAAAGAATCTGCTCTTTTGAATACATCTATTTTGCAAGACCTGACTCTACTCTGGAAAATATTAATGTATATGAGATCAGAGAAAAATCAGGAGAAAAAATCTGGGAACAAGCACCTGTAGAAGCCGATTTGGTAATCGGAGTACCGGATTCCGGAGTTCCTGCTGCCATTGGGTTCTCAAAAGCTTCAGGAATCCCCTTCCGTCCTGTTTTGATTAAAAACAGATACATCGGAAGAAGCTTTATTGTTCCTACACAGGAAATGAGAGAAAGAGTAGTAAACCTTAAGCTGAACCCGATTATTTCAGAAATGAAAGATAAAAGAGTGGTTATTATTGATGACTCTATTGTCAGGGGGACTACTTCCAAGAGATTGGTTAAAATCCTGAAAGACGCGGGGGTAAAAGAGATCCACTTCAGAAGTGTTTCTCCGCCTATTATTGCTCCGTGTTATCTGGGAATTGATACTCCATCAAAAGATGATCTGATCTCAGCGAATATGACTACAGAAGAACTTAAAAACTATTTAGGAGTAGATTCTTTAGAGTTTTTAAGCATAGACAACCTGAAAGAAATTTTAGGATCTTCCAATCACTGCTTTGGGTGCTTCACAGAAGAATATCCGGTAGGAAAAGGAGAAGAGATAGAATTATTCAACTAA
- a CDS encoding glycerophosphodiester phosphodiesterase family protein, with amino-acid sequence MKIAFFSGIILVFTQLCQAQSFDTQAHRGGKSLYPENTIPAMKNALKMNVTTLEMDLAITRDKQVILSHDAFLSPGLVTKADGSYIPKDSGFYYKIYDMPYTRIQTFDVGLKKLYHYPDQKKIKVQKPLFSSVIDECEAYSRALKRPLPFYNIETKTRPFSDNIFHPEPEEFVDLMMKIILEKGIQDRVIIQSFDPRTLEIIHREYPAVMTALLVEKVDDKKLAEQRANFKNIPLERFKLYPDHLSGVAGDMKFLSFTPTIYSPDHRLVTPELVRECHALGMKVIPWTVNSKERLQELKDMGIDGVISDDPRIF; translated from the coding sequence ATGAAAATTGCTTTTTTTTCGGGTATTATACTTGTATTTACGCAGCTTTGTCAGGCACAGTCTTTTGATACACAGGCTCATCGGGGTGGAAAATCCCTGTATCCTGAAAATACAATTCCGGCGATGAAGAATGCTTTAAAAATGAACGTTACCACGCTGGAAATGGATTTGGCAATTACCAGAGATAAGCAGGTGATTCTTTCCCATGACGCTTTTCTTTCACCGGGATTGGTAACAAAAGCTGATGGAAGCTATATTCCAAAAGATTCCGGGTTTTATTATAAAATTTATGATATGCCCTATACCAGGATCCAGACCTTTGATGTAGGGCTAAAAAAGCTGTATCATTATCCCGACCAAAAGAAAATAAAAGTTCAAAAGCCACTCTTTTCATCGGTAATAGATGAATGTGAAGCTTATTCCCGTGCATTGAAAAGACCGTTACCTTTTTATAATATAGAAACAAAAACCCGGCCTTTCTCAGATAATATCTTTCATCCGGAGCCTGAAGAGTTTGTAGACCTGATGATGAAAATCATTCTGGAGAAAGGAATCCAGGACCGTGTTATCATTCAGTCTTTTGATCCCAGGACGCTCGAAATTATCCATAGAGAGTATCCTGCGGTTATGACTGCTTTACTGGTGGAAAAAGTAGATGATAAAAAATTGGCTGAGCAACGGGCTAATTTCAAAAATATACCTTTGGAGCGGTTTAAATTATATCCTGATCATCTAAGTGGAGTAGCCGGAGATATGAAGTTTCTGAGCTTTACTCCTACGATCTATAGTCCTGACCATCGTCTTGTAACGCCTGAATTGGTAAGGGAATGTCATGCCCTGGGTATGAAAGTGATCCCATGGACAGTGAATTCAAAAGAAAGATTACAGGAGCTGAAGGATATGGGAATAGATGGGGTGATTAGTGATGACCCAAGAATATTTTAA
- a CDS encoding helix-turn-helix transcriptional regulator translates to MTYTDMQNKKIHQGRNIKRFREMLGIKQEALAFELGDDWNQKKVSLLEQKETVESDILAQVAKILKVPAEAIENFDEEQAVNIISNTFNDQSNGYNYYPNFTFNPLDKMVELYERMLQQQREMIEKLERLIKDHSSK, encoded by the coding sequence ATGACTTACACAGATATGCAAAATAAAAAAATACATCAGGGTAGAAATATAAAGCGTTTCCGTGAAATGCTGGGCATTAAACAGGAAGCCTTAGCTTTTGAACTGGGTGATGACTGGAACCAGAAGAAAGTTTCTCTTTTAGAACAAAAAGAAACGGTAGAATCTGATATTTTGGCGCAGGTAGCAAAGATTTTAAAAGTGCCTGCGGAGGCGATTGAGAATTTTGATGAGGAACAGGCGGTGAATATTATTTCTAATACTTTTAATGACCAATCAAATGGTTATAACTATTATCCTAATTTTACTTTTAATCCTCTTGACAAAATGGTTGAGCTTTATGAGCGTATGCTTCAGCAGCAGAGGGAGATGATTGAGAAATTGGAGAGGTTGATTAAAGATCATTCAAGCAAATAA
- a CDS encoding SymE family type I addiction module toxin — MRKITIRGKYKIVSIRNLTVYHKSFERAYRRLVFFPEIRLAGKWLLECGFEPGDKVLVTVRRHQIILEKEMNYEEV; from the coding sequence ATGAGAAAAATAACTATCAGGGGCAAATATAAGATTGTGTCCATCCGTAACCTTACGGTTTACCATAAATCATTTGAAAGAGCATACAGAAGGCTGGTTTTCTTCCCGGAAATCCGGCTGGCAGGGAAGTGGCTGCTGGAGTGTGGTTTTGAACCGGGAGATAAAGTGCTGGTGACGGTTCGGAGACATCAGATTATCTTAGAAAAAGAGATGAATTATGAAGAGGTGTAA
- a CDS encoding porin family protein, producing the protein MKKIFLGLALTAGTLAFAQKTSTNTASSPVRFGLKAGLNISSVSNSDMNSKAGFYGGVFANIPVAQDFSVQPEVLYSGMGAKAKANSDVKLNLDYIAVPVMFQYNALPNLYLEAGPQFSFLINSKVKYPSGSIDAKDAHKTFDFGLGLGAGYYFTPNIGVNVRYVAGLTDIAKNRIGGDSSKNGVFQLGLAYKF; encoded by the coding sequence ATGAAAAAGATTTTTTTAGGCCTTGCCCTTACAGCGGGTACATTGGCTTTCGCACAAAAGACTTCTACTAATACAGCTTCATCACCAGTTAGATTTGGTTTAAAAGCAGGTCTTAATATTTCCAGCGTATCAAACTCTGATATGAATTCAAAAGCAGGATTTTACGGTGGTGTATTTGCCAATATTCCTGTAGCTCAGGATTTCTCTGTACAGCCGGAAGTATTGTACAGCGGTATGGGAGCAAAAGCAAAAGCAAACAGCGATGTCAAATTAAATTTAGATTATATTGCAGTACCGGTAATGTTCCAATATAACGCATTGCCTAATTTATATTTAGAGGCAGGACCTCAATTTAGCTTCCTGATAAACTCAAAGGTTAAATATCCATCAGGTTCTATTGATGCAAAGGATGCACACAAAACTTTTGATTTCGGACTTGGACTTGGTGCAGGATACTACTTTACTCCTAACATCGGAGTTAATGTAAGATACGTTGCAGGACTAACAGATATAGCGAAAAACAGAATCGGAGGTGACTCTTCTAAGAACGGAGTGTTCCAGCTTGGTTTAGCTTATAAATTCTAA
- a CDS encoding SRPBCC family protein, translating into MELKTKIHAEDGKQEIFIIREFDLPVELLFKAYTEAELFEQWMGTKVTKFENKPHGGYRFETLNPQGNVVFSANGTIHDIVQNEKIIRTFQMENTPFPPQLEFLEFEKLTDTTSKITIQTIYKSVDFRDQHLKMPFAQGINMAHNRLQEMFE; encoded by the coding sequence ATGGAACTTAAAACAAAAATCCACGCAGAAGACGGAAAACAGGAAATTTTTATCATCCGGGAATTTGACCTGCCGGTAGAATTGCTTTTCAAAGCGTATACAGAAGCTGAACTGTTCGAACAATGGATGGGAACAAAAGTGACAAAATTTGAAAACAAGCCACACGGAGGTTACCGTTTTGAAACCTTAAATCCTCAGGGCAATGTAGTTTTCAGCGCCAATGGAACCATTCACGATATTGTTCAGAATGAGAAAATTATAAGAACTTTCCAGATGGAAAATACGCCTTTTCCGCCTCAACTCGAGTTTTTAGAATTTGAAAAACTAACCGATACTACCAGCAAAATCACCATTCAGACCATTTATAAATCCGTTGATTTCAGAGACCAGCACCTGAAAATGCCTTTTGCCCAGGGAATTAATATGGCGCATAATCGTTTGCAGGAAATGTTTGAATAG
- a CDS encoding DUF4256 domain-containing protein, which translates to MKKKQLTPEQSEALLKVLQSRFEKNMNRHKGLKWEKIQAKLDASPEKLWSLYQMEETEGEPDVIDYNKKTDEYIFCDCSPESPKRRSLCYDYQAWQSRKANKPEGNAIDKASEMGIEILTEEQYRRLQELGKFDQKTSSWVQTPASVRELGGALFCDRRYNTVFLYHNGADSYYAARGFRGILKV; encoded by the coding sequence ATGAAAAAGAAACAATTAACCCCCGAACAAAGCGAAGCTCTTTTAAAAGTACTGCAATCCCGTTTTGAAAAAAACATGAACCGCCACAAAGGCCTGAAATGGGAAAAAATTCAGGCTAAGTTGGATGCCAGTCCCGAAAAGCTATGGTCTTTATACCAAATGGAAGAAACAGAAGGCGAACCCGATGTTATTGATTACAACAAAAAAACAGACGAATATATCTTCTGTGACTGTTCACCAGAAAGCCCGAAACGCAGAAGCCTTTGTTACGACTATCAGGCATGGCAATCAAGAAAAGCCAACAAACCGGAAGGCAACGCCATTGATAAAGCTTCAGAAATGGGCATTGAAATTTTGACTGAAGAACAATACCGCAGGCTTCAGGAACTGGGAAAATTTGACCAGAAAACATCAAGCTGGGTACAGACTCCAGCTTCCGTCAGGGAACTTGGCGGTGCCCTTTTCTGCGACAGACGCTACAATACTGTATTCCTTTATCATAATGGCGCCGATTCTTATTATGCCGCCAGAGGATTCAGAGGAATACTGAAAGTCTGA
- a CDS encoding DoxX family protein, with the protein METSNRSEKRTKIIYWIFTLWMALGMVSTAIVQLMKNKDELANFTNLGYPAYLMTIIGVWKILGIIAILIPKRLLLKEWAYAGFFFIMSGAVISHLIVGDTAGRTFPAVLLFVLVIISWYFRPADRKISIQS; encoded by the coding sequence ATGGAAACCTCAAACCGATCAGAAAAAAGAACAAAGATCATCTATTGGATCTTTACGCTCTGGATGGCCTTAGGCATGGTCTCTACAGCTATCGTTCAGCTAATGAAAAACAAAGATGAACTTGCCAATTTCACCAATCTTGGCTATCCCGCTTACCTGATGACCATCATCGGAGTCTGGAAGATCCTGGGAATTATCGCCATACTCATTCCAAAACGTTTATTGTTAAAAGAATGGGCCTATGCAGGATTTTTCTTTATAATGTCCGGAGCGGTTATTTCCCACCTTATTGTTGGAGATACCGCCGGAAGAACCTTCCCTGCTGTCTTACTGTTTGTATTGGTCATTATTTCATGGTATTTCAGACCTGCTGATAGAAAAATTTCTATTCAATCTTAG
- a CDS encoding YdeI/OmpD-associated family protein: MNPKVDFFFNKAGQWKEEFEKLRTIALSTELVEDLKWGCPCYTYEGKNIFLIHGFKEYCALLFFKGALMKDPDKILIQQSENVQAARQIRFTDLQQINDLENELRSYMFEAVEIEESGAKVEMKKTKDFEMVEEFQNKLDNDAVLKEAFETLTPGRQRAYLLHFSSAKQSKTREARIEKCIPQILEGKGLND, encoded by the coding sequence ATGAATCCAAAAGTTGATTTCTTCTTCAATAAAGCCGGACAATGGAAAGAAGAATTTGAAAAATTAAGAACAATTGCCTTAAGCACCGAACTTGTAGAAGATTTAAAATGGGGCTGTCCCTGCTATACCTATGAAGGGAAAAACATTTTCCTGATCCACGGGTTTAAAGAATATTGTGCCCTGCTCTTTTTTAAAGGAGCTTTGATGAAAGATCCGGATAAGATTTTAATCCAGCAGTCTGAAAACGTACAGGCGGCAAGGCAAATTCGTTTTACAGATCTTCAACAGATCAACGATCTTGAAAATGAACTTCGGTCTTATATGTTTGAAGCTGTAGAGATTGAAGAATCCGGAGCAAAAGTTGAAATGAAGAAAACCAAAGACTTCGAAATGGTGGAAGAATTTCAAAACAAGCTGGACAATGATGCTGTATTAAAAGAAGCCTTTGAAACTCTTACTCCAGGCCGGCAAAGAGCTTACCTGCTCCACTTTTCCTCCGCCAAACAATCCAAAACCAGGGAAGCAAGAATTGAAAAATGCATCCCTCAGATCCTTGAAGGAAAGGGTCTTAACGATTAA
- the aroB gene encoding 3-dehydroquinate synthase produces the protein MITILNDSFSQLNTFLHEKSFSKIFILVDENTHEYCLPILLGNMETDLGFEILEIEAGEEMKNIQTANQLWEILTEMQADRKALVINLGGGVITDMGGFVASTYKRGIQFINIPTTLLSMCDASIGGKTGIDLMHYKNMVGTFSFPEQIFIYPKFLETLPFKELRSGFAEMLKHGLIADKKHWEQLIRIHKLDVEAITPHIQTSMDIKQDVVNKDFHEKNIRKTLNFGHTIGHAVESLRLQQGNPILHGEAVAMGMISEAHLAYLENLISKEDSQLIVESIQRYYPYLDISDLKDEDITALLLNDKKNTDSKINFSLLTAIGECTYDHQCSRKNILKSIDFYRKLNDA, from the coding sequence ATGATAACAATATTAAATGATAGTTTTTCTCAGCTAAACACCTTTCTTCACGAAAAATCTTTCAGTAAAATTTTCATATTGGTAGATGAAAACACCCATGAATATTGCCTTCCCATACTTTTAGGAAATATGGAAACAGATCTGGGCTTTGAAATTCTGGAGATAGAAGCCGGTGAAGAAATGAAAAATATCCAGACCGCTAACCAGCTTTGGGAAATTCTTACGGAAATGCAGGCAGACAGAAAAGCTCTTGTTATCAATCTTGGCGGAGGAGTGATTACAGATATGGGAGGATTTGTAGCTTCTACCTATAAAAGAGGAATACAGTTTATCAATATCCCTACTACCCTTTTATCTATGTGTGATGCTTCCATTGGAGGAAAAACAGGAATAGATTTAATGCATTATAAAAACATGGTAGGAACCTTTTCCTTTCCTGAACAAATTTTCATCTATCCAAAATTCCTGGAAACATTGCCTTTCAAGGAATTGAGAAGTGGTTTTGCAGAAATGCTGAAACACGGATTGATTGCTGATAAAAAACATTGGGAACAGCTTATCCGTATCCATAAACTTGATGTGGAAGCAATTACGCCCCATATCCAGACATCGATGGATATCAAACAGGATGTGGTAAATAAAGACTTCCATGAAAAAAATATCAGAAAGACCCTGAATTTCGGGCATACTATAGGCCATGCCGTTGAAAGCCTGCGCCTGCAGCAAGGTAATCCTATTCTTCATGGTGAAGCTGTTGCCATGGGAATGATCAGTGAAGCCCATCTTGCATATCTTGAAAACCTTATTTCAAAGGAGGACTCTCAGTTAATTGTTGAGAGCATTCAGAGGTATTATCCTTATTTAGATATCAGTGATCTTAAAGATGAAGATATTACAGCACTGCTGCTGAATGATAAAAAGAATACGGACAGTAAAATTAACTTTTCACTGCTCACTGCCATTGGTGAATGCACCTATGACCATCAATGCAGCCGCAAAAACATCCTGAAGTCCATAGATTTTTACAGAAAGCTGAATGATGCGTAA
- a CDS encoding pseudouridine synthase: protein MTNKSESYEKKSFGKPKRGGKNFDTRDKYERGSLKYGRRPSNGDEREDRAKSFVQKRRLNKIEKDVHKDSIRLNKYIANSGICSRREADELITQGLVEVNGKVVTEMGYQVQKTDRVVFDGQSITPEKPVYVLLNKPKGYISTTKDDKARKTVMDLVANASPYRLFPVGRLDRSTTGVILLTNDGHMTKKLTHPSFDAKKIYHVTLDKKLTGEDLRLIAEGIRLDEGIAVVDQISYIEGKPKNEVGIEIHIGWNRVIRRIFQRLGYEVESLDRVMFAGLTKKNIKRGHWRILTELEVNNLKML, encoded by the coding sequence ATCACCAATAAAAGTGAAAGCTATGAGAAGAAATCTTTTGGAAAACCCAAAAGAGGTGGAAAAAACTTTGATACAAGAGACAAGTATGAAAGAGGTAGCCTGAAATACGGTAGAAGGCCGTCTAACGGTGACGAAAGAGAAGACAGGGCAAAATCTTTTGTGCAAAAGAGAAGACTGAACAAAATTGAAAAAGACGTTCATAAGGACAGCATCCGTCTTAATAAGTATATTGCCAATTCAGGAATCTGCAGCAGGAGAGAGGCTGATGAGCTGATTACCCAGGGACTTGTAGAAGTAAACGGAAAGGTAGTTACCGAAATGGGATACCAGGTGCAAAAAACGGACAGGGTGGTTTTTGACGGGCAAAGCATTACGCCTGAAAAACCTGTTTATGTACTTTTAAATAAACCGAAAGGATATATTTCTACGACTAAGGATGATAAAGCCAGAAAGACTGTAATGGACCTCGTGGCCAATGCCTCTCCTTACAGGCTCTTCCCGGTAGGAAGACTGGACCGTTCAACAACAGGAGTTATTCTATTGACCAATGACGGGCATATGACCAAAAAACTGACACATCCATCTTTCGATGCGAAAAAGATTTATCATGTAACGCTTGATAAAAAGCTTACCGGTGAAGATTTGCGTCTTATTGCTGAAGGTATCCGCCTTGATGAGGGAATTGCGGTTGTAGATCAGATCTCTTATATTGAAGGTAAACCAAAGAATGAAGTGGGAATTGAAATCCATATCGGATGGAACCGTGTTATCAGAAGAATATTCCAAAGATTAGGATATGAAGTGGAATCTTTAGACAGGGTAATGTTTGCCGGACTAACGAAGAAGAATATCAAGAGAGGACACTGGAGAATCCTTACAGAACTGGAAGTGAATAATCTTAAAATGCTTTAG
- a CDS encoding porin family protein — protein sequence MKKLILGLAVTAGTLAFAQQTPSTNPVTFGVKGGMNVSSLSNGADLSDSKSKIGFNAGVFANIPVASNFSVQPEVIYNDLGSKVTREYTALGNTYKSEYSRNLGYIAVPVMFQYNATPEFFLEAGPEFGFLVSAKDKFKSSTNNNNNSSQIATLDKDDFQTFNFGIGIGAGYYFLPNLGITARYTAGLTDIYKNNSGDAVKNNVFQVGLAFKFK from the coding sequence ATGAAAAAGTTAATTTTAGGATTAGCAGTAACTGCAGGTACATTAGCGTTCGCTCAACAGACACCATCTACTAATCCGGTAACATTCGGGGTAAAAGGTGGGATGAACGTATCGTCACTTTCCAATGGAGCTGATTTAAGTGATTCAAAATCTAAAATAGGTTTTAACGCAGGAGTTTTTGCCAACATTCCGGTAGCAAGCAATTTCAGCGTTCAGCCTGAGGTTATTTACAATGACCTGGGTTCAAAAGTAACAAGGGAATATACTGCATTAGGAAACACCTACAAAAGCGAGTATTCCAGAAATTTAGGATATATTGCAGTACCGGTAATGTTCCAGTATAATGCAACTCCGGAATTCTTCCTTGAAGCAGGACCAGAATTTGGCTTCCTGGTAAGTGCAAAGGATAAATTCAAAAGTTCGACAAATAACAACAATAATAGCTCTCAAATCGCAACCCTTGATAAGGATGATTTCCAGACATTCAACTTTGGAATCGGTATCGGAGCTGGTTATTATTTCTTACCTAACTTAGGAATTACAGCAAGATATACAGCAGGTCTTACAGATATCTATAAGAACAACTCTGGTGACGCTGTGAAAAACAATGTATTCCAGGTAGGTCTGGCTTTTAAATTTAAATAA
- the purC gene encoding phosphoribosylaminoimidazolesuccinocarboxamide synthase: MSQKKEMLYEGKAKQVFATDNPDEVVVRFKDDATAFNAQKKGQVDLKGEMNNAITTLIFEYLNEKGIKTHFIKQLNEREQLVRKVSIIPLEMVVRNYSAGSMAQRLGVEEGIKSPVTIFDICYKKDELGDPLINDHHAVFLGAATYEELDEMYELTSDINEILIDLFDKINIILVDFKIELGKTSDGEIILADEISPDTCRLWDKDTMKKLDKDRFRRDLGEVTEAYVEIYNRLKNLLGK; this comes from the coding sequence ATGAGTCAAAAGAAAGAAATGTTGTACGAGGGGAAAGCGAAACAAGTATTTGCTACCGATAATCCTGATGAAGTAGTAGTACGTTTCAAAGACGATGCTACAGCATTTAATGCTCAAAAGAAAGGTCAGGTTGACCTGAAAGGAGAAATGAATAACGCCATCACTACTCTTATTTTTGAATATTTAAATGAAAAAGGGATCAAAACTCATTTCATCAAACAATTAAACGAAAGAGAACAGCTGGTAAGAAAAGTATCCATTATTCCTCTGGAAATGGTGGTAAGAAACTATTCTGCAGGAAGTATGGCCCAAAGATTAGGAGTAGAGGAAGGCATTAAATCTCCGGTAACGATCTTCGATATTTGTTATAAAAAAGACGAATTGGGAGATCCGCTTATCAATGATCACCATGCGGTTTTCCTGGGAGCGGCTACTTATGAAGAGCTTGACGAAATGTATGAGCTGACTTCTGATATCAACGAAATCCTTATCGATCTTTTTGATAAAATCAATATCATTTTAGTGGATTTCAAAATTGAATTAGGTAAAACTTCCGACGGAGAAATTATTTTAGCTGATGAAATTTCTCCCGATACCTGCAGACTTTGGGATAAAGATACAATGAAGAAACTTGATAAAGACAGATTCAGAAGAGATTTAGGAGAAGTAACGGAGGCGTATGTGGAAATCTACAACCGTCTTAAAAATTTACTTGGTAAATAA